One stretch of Chryseobacterium scophthalmum DNA includes these proteins:
- a CDS encoding DUF6660 family protein yields the protein MNFLRLLFTVYFMALSLMPCMDVAKAQSKNENVSYSYIKSEQNDAHSKTDSCSPFCYCNCCRISVTSLKINPVLEYRKQIKEYYSKKILFIKNDFAYLVYDQIWQPPKI from the coding sequence ATGAATTTTCTAAGATTGCTTTTTACAGTCTACTTCATGGCATTATCATTAATGCCATGCATGGATGTTGCAAAAGCGCAATCAAAAAATGAAAATGTATCATATTCCTATATAAAATCTGAGCAAAACGATGCTCATTCAAAAACAGATTCTTGTTCTCCTTTTTGTTATTGTAATTGCTGCAGAATCAGCGTTACTTCGCTCAAAATAAATCCTGTTTTAGAATATCGTAAACAGATAAAAGAGTACTATTCTAAAAAAATTCTTTTCATAAAGAATGACTTTGCATATTTGGTGTACGATCAGATATGGCAACCTCCTAAAATATAA
- a CDS encoding CusA/CzcA family heavy metal efflux RND transporter → MLDKIIRFSIKNKIVIGIMTLLLIIWGVWSATKLPIDATPDITNNQVQIITVCPTLAGQEVEQLVTFPIEQSIANVPDIEETRSISRFGLSVITVVFKEEVDVYFARQLISEKLKQAAEEIPKGIGTPELAPVSTGLGEVYQYILHPKKGSEKKYDSKELRTMQDWIVRRQLNGTPGVAEINSFGGQLKQYEVAVNPDRLRAMGVSISDIFAALEKNNQNTGGAYIDKKPNAYFIRGIGLVTSLEDVGNVVVKNETGSVPIFIKDVAEVRLGSAVRYGAMTFNGEVDAVGGVVMMLKGANSNEVVQLIKEKIPTIQKSLPTDVIIEPYLDRTNLVGRAIDTVEKNLIEGALIVIFVLVVFLGNLRAGLIVASAIPLSLLFALGMMNVFGVSANLMSLGAIDFGLIVDGAVIIVEATLHHLGLRKTTRLLTQSEMDEEVFLSASKIRSSAAFGEIIILIVYIPILTLVGVEGKMFTPMAKTVGFAIFGALILSLTYIPMMSALFLSKKISHKENFSDKMMNRLQKIYQPLLEKALKVKYWLVSVTVALFAVSLFIFGRMGGEFIPQLQEGDFAFHCILPQGSSLSQSIETSMQASRLIKQFDEVKMVVGKTGAAEVPTDPMPPEATDMMVILKPQSEWKTKKSYDELADEISEKLEAIPGVFFEKNQPIQMRFNELMTGIRQDVAVKIFGENLDSLAIYADKTAKIIQSVNGASAPQIERVSGLPQINVEYDRTRMANYGLNIEDVNTAVSTAFAGQAAGQVFENERRFDLVVRLDSLHRTSIDDVNNLMVSTKTGIQIPLSQVSNINYKLGPAQISREAGKRRIVIGFNVKGRDVESVVEEIQQKLNKEKLPSGYYYTYGGQFENLKAASKRLTIAVPVSLFLIFMLLYFTFGSLKQAALIFTAIPMSAIGGIFALMLRGMPFSISAGIGFIALFGVAVLNGIVLIGTFNELEKEGETNILKRVMEGTKTRLRPVLMTATVASLGFLPMAISTGAGAEVQKPLATVVIGGLVTATFLTLFVLPMLYIIFSTKLKIKKPSGNKPLTAVLVLGFLFIGQTFNAQQGTPVTVEEATSIALTNNNLMRSKDLDIKVTEALKPTAKELPKMSLDAQLGQYNSKKFDQSFSISQSIPFPTLFKARRELIAEQIKGKQINKEISVNELARQVRTYYYQIEYLQFNQSKLKNLDSLYQDFIRIATVRFKSGDIKKIEINTAETQKGEINLLLKQNEVYLNNAYKNLKTLLNTSGDISVPYNTNYEPLKANYVFDSASIANHPTVRSYYQEMTIAEKNKNVERSLGLPDFSIGYTNQSLIGTQTINGMDRNFNAGNRFHAATIGVTIPLTFGATKARMQSWEFQKQVAESNAKLQQKQLEAQLENALNQYQQDVEQYNYYINQAIPNAEKIAKAGQLGYKTGEISYVEYLFALQTSTNIQLKYLESIQQVNQSVITINSIINK, encoded by the coding sequence ATGTTAGATAAAATCATAAGATTTAGCATCAAGAACAAGATTGTCATTGGTATAATGACCTTGTTGTTGATTATTTGGGGAGTTTGGAGCGCAACCAAACTTCCGATCGATGCCACACCCGACATCACCAACAATCAGGTTCAAATAATCACGGTATGTCCTACTTTGGCCGGTCAGGAAGTTGAACAGTTGGTGACATTCCCTATAGAACAGAGTATTGCTAATGTTCCTGATATTGAGGAGACCAGAAGTATTTCACGATTCGGTTTGTCTGTAATCACTGTTGTATTTAAAGAAGAGGTTGACGTTTATTTTGCCCGCCAATTGATCAGTGAAAAGCTGAAGCAGGCTGCTGAAGAAATTCCAAAAGGAATTGGCACACCAGAGTTGGCTCCGGTAAGTACAGGACTTGGGGAAGTATATCAATACATCCTTCATCCAAAGAAAGGAAGTGAGAAAAAATACGATTCCAAAGAACTTCGTACAATGCAGGACTGGATCGTTCGAAGACAGCTTAATGGTACTCCCGGAGTTGCAGAGATTAACAGCTTCGGAGGACAGCTAAAACAATATGAGGTCGCTGTTAACCCTGATCGTCTACGAGCGATGGGAGTTAGTATTTCTGATATTTTTGCAGCTCTTGAAAAAAATAATCAGAACACAGGCGGAGCCTACATTGACAAAAAGCCTAATGCTTATTTTATCCGTGGAATTGGACTTGTGACCTCTCTTGAAGATGTTGGGAATGTTGTAGTTAAAAATGAAACAGGGAGTGTGCCTATATTCATTAAAGATGTTGCTGAGGTTCGTTTGGGAAGTGCGGTTCGATATGGTGCCATGACATTTAATGGTGAGGTGGATGCTGTAGGTGGAGTGGTGATGATGCTTAAAGGTGCTAATAGTAATGAGGTAGTGCAATTAATCAAAGAAAAAATACCAACTATTCAAAAATCTTTACCTACTGATGTGATTATTGAGCCTTATTTAGACAGAACTAATCTAGTTGGCAGAGCTATTGATACTGTCGAGAAAAATCTTATCGAAGGAGCGTTGATAGTGATTTTTGTGCTGGTAGTATTTCTCGGTAATTTACGAGCCGGTCTTATTGTGGCATCTGCCATTCCGTTGTCCTTACTCTTTGCTTTGGGAATGATGAACGTTTTCGGAGTAAGTGCCAACTTAATGAGTTTAGGGGCGATTGATTTTGGATTAATTGTCGACGGAGCTGTTATTATTGTTGAAGCGACTCTTCATCACTTAGGATTGCGGAAAACAACACGTCTTCTTACCCAGTCTGAGATGGATGAAGAGGTATTTCTTTCAGCTTCTAAAATCAGAAGCAGCGCAGCATTTGGGGAGATTATTATTTTGATTGTCTACATTCCTATTTTAACGTTAGTAGGTGTTGAGGGTAAGATGTTTACTCCGATGGCTAAAACTGTAGGTTTTGCAATCTTTGGTGCATTGATATTATCATTGACCTATATTCCAATGATGAGTGCACTTTTTTTATCGAAGAAAATCTCGCATAAAGAAAATTTCTCAGATAAAATGATGAACCGACTCCAAAAAATCTATCAACCTCTACTAGAGAAAGCTTTAAAAGTAAAATATTGGTTAGTAAGTGTTACTGTTGCATTATTTGCAGTTTCATTATTTATATTTGGAAGAATGGGGGGCGAGTTTATCCCTCAACTCCAAGAAGGTGATTTTGCTTTTCACTGTATTCTTCCACAGGGAAGTTCATTAAGTCAGAGTATTGAAACCTCTATGCAGGCCTCCAGGCTGATCAAGCAGTTTGACGAAGTTAAAATGGTTGTAGGGAAGACCGGTGCTGCTGAAGTGCCTACTGATCCAATGCCTCCTGAAGCTACTGATATGATGGTGATCTTAAAACCGCAAAGTGAATGGAAAACAAAAAAATCATATGATGAATTAGCAGATGAGATCTCTGAAAAGCTTGAAGCTATTCCCGGGGTATTTTTCGAAAAAAATCAACCGATCCAGATGCGTTTCAATGAGTTGATGACAGGAATCAGACAAGATGTAGCGGTTAAAATTTTCGGTGAAAATTTAGATTCTTTAGCGATATATGCGGATAAAACAGCAAAAATTATTCAGTCTGTTAATGGTGCGAGTGCTCCACAGATCGAACGTGTTAGTGGTCTTCCGCAAATTAATGTTGAATATGACCGCACAAGAATGGCTAATTACGGGCTGAATATTGAAGACGTAAATACTGCTGTAAGTACTGCTTTTGCAGGTCAGGCTGCAGGTCAGGTATTTGAGAATGAAAGAAGGTTTGATCTGGTGGTTCGTTTGGATAGTTTACATAGAACCAGTATTGATGATGTCAACAATCTGATGGTGTCTACGAAGACAGGAATACAGATCCCGCTTTCACAGGTGTCCAATATCAATTATAAACTTGGCCCCGCACAGATTAGTCGTGAGGCAGGTAAAAGGAGAATCGTCATTGGTTTTAACGTAAAAGGCCGAGATGTAGAAAGTGTAGTAGAAGAAATCCAGCAGAAGCTTAATAAAGAAAAATTACCATCAGGATATTATTATACATATGGCGGACAATTTGAGAATCTTAAAGCTGCCAGTAAACGACTGACCATTGCTGTACCTGTATCATTATTTTTGATCTTTATGCTGTTATATTTTACTTTTGGTTCGCTAAAGCAGGCTGCCTTGATCTTTACGGCAATTCCAATGAGTGCTATCGGCGGTATATTCGCGTTAATGCTTCGCGGTATGCCTTTTAGTATCAGCGCGGGAATTGGGTTTATTGCATTATTTGGTGTAGCGGTACTTAATGGTATTGTGTTGATCGGAACATTTAACGAGTTAGAGAAGGAAGGTGAAACCAATATTTTAAAACGTGTGATGGAAGGAACTAAAACTCGTCTGAGACCTGTTTTAATGACAGCCACAGTCGCATCATTAGGATTTTTACCTATGGCAATTTCAACCGGAGCCGGGGCAGAAGTGCAGAAACCTTTGGCGACCGTTGTAATCGGGGGACTGGTTACAGCAACTTTCTTGACTCTTTTTGTTTTACCGATGTTATACATTATCTTCAGTACTAAACTAAAAATCAAAAAGCCTTCAGGTAATAAGCCACTGACAGCGGTTTTAGTTTTAGGTTTTTTATTCATTGGACAGACCTTTAACGCACAACAAGGTACCCCTGTTACAGTTGAGGAAGCTACGAGCATCGCATTGACCAACAATAATTTAATGCGGTCGAAAGATTTGGATATTAAAGTAACAGAGGCACTGAAACCTACTGCTAAAGAACTTCCAAAAATGAGTTTAGATGCTCAGTTAGGCCAATACAACAGTAAAAAATTCGATCAATCTTTTTCTATATCTCAAAGTATTCCGTTTCCAACATTGTTTAAAGCAAGAAGAGAACTTATCGCTGAACAGATCAAAGGAAAGCAGATCAATAAGGAGATTTCGGTCAACGAACTTGCAAGACAGGTTAGGACCTATTACTATCAGATCGAATATCTGCAATTTAACCAGTCAAAATTAAAAAATCTGGATAGTTTATATCAGGATTTTATAAGAATTGCTACGGTCAGATTTAAATCAGGAGATATTAAAAAGATAGAGATCAATACTGCAGAAACTCAGAAAGGGGAGATCAATTTGTTGTTGAAGCAAAATGAAGTTTATTTGAATAATGCATACAAAAACTTAAAAACCTTATTGAATACTTCGGGAGACATCTCGGTTCCTTATAACACAAATTATGAGCCCCTGAAAGCTAATTATGTATTTGACAGCGCGTCAATAGCGAATCATCCAACAGTAAGGTCTTACTATCAGGAGATGACCATAGCAGAAAAAAATAAAAACGTTGAAAGGTCTCTGGGCCTACCTGATTTCAGTATAGGTTACACCAATCAGTCTTTAATCGGTACCCAGACGATCAATGGTATGGATCGGAATTTTAATGCGGGAAATAGATTTCACGCAGCAACTATTGGCGTTACGATTCCCCTGACTTTCGGTGCTACAAAAGCGAGAATGCAATCTTGGGAGTTCCAAAAGCAAGTAGCGGAATCTAATGCAAAATTACAGCAAAAACAGCTGGAAGCGCAACTGGAAAACGCTTTGAATCAATATCAGCAGGATGTAGAGCAATATAATTATTATATTAATCAGGCTATACCCAATGCTGAGAAAATAGCTAAAGCCGGACAATTGGGATATAAAACAGGAGAAATTTCCTACGTTGAATATCTTTTTGCGCTTCAGACTTCTACCAATATTCAATTAAAGTATCTCGAATCGATTCAACAGGTTAATCAATCTGTTATTACCATTAATTCTATCATAAACAAATAA
- a CDS encoding efflux RND transporter periplasmic adaptor subunit — MKIKYNIVSTLLISFLVLSCGKKEASEETEVKAKTEQVEEAHEEAPQTIAALTEEQMKAVGISLGKIEMKDLTSLVKANGVLSVPNNRKATVTSLYGGVIKTLNVQIGDHVRKGQVIASINNPEYIQLQEQYLTVNSRIAFAEQEYRRQRELFDNDAGAKKNLQSSDAELKSLRTQRSSLQRQLQLMGISPGKVSNGNLRSGLVITSPISGTVSSINAQIGSYVDVASPVLDIIDNSSIHLDLQVFEKDLPKMKVGQTVQFKLTNNPETLYNATVFSIGSSFENESKTISVHASVTGNKVGLIDGMNVTGMVSLGNSSTAAVPDEAIVEADGKFYVFIQTSKKPEEHAEEEEGGEKEEGTKEAAHTKNQGKTLNFEKIEIVKGSSDLGYTAITPVTKIAPDTNIVVKGAFFVNAKLSNSGGHED; from the coding sequence ATGAAAATTAAATATAATATAGTATCTACGCTGTTAATTTCTTTTTTAGTCTTAAGCTGTGGAAAAAAAGAAGCCTCTGAGGAAACGGAAGTAAAAGCAAAAACCGAACAGGTAGAGGAGGCTCATGAAGAGGCACCGCAAACGATCGCGGCATTAACAGAAGAACAAATGAAAGCAGTCGGAATCTCCTTAGGTAAAATTGAGATGAAAGATCTGACCTCACTTGTTAAAGCCAATGGTGTATTGAGTGTTCCCAACAATAGAAAAGCTACCGTTACCTCTCTGTATGGTGGGGTGATTAAGACATTAAATGTACAGATAGGAGATCATGTGAGGAAAGGGCAGGTAATTGCATCAATCAATAATCCCGAGTATATTCAGCTTCAGGAGCAATATCTTACAGTGAACAGCAGGATCGCGTTTGCTGAACAGGAATATAGAAGGCAACGTGAACTATTTGATAATGATGCCGGAGCAAAAAAGAATCTGCAAAGCTCTGATGCTGAATTAAAAAGTTTAAGAACCCAAAGATCATCACTACAGAGACAGCTCCAGCTTATGGGGATCAGCCCGGGTAAAGTAAGCAATGGTAATCTACGATCTGGGTTGGTTATAACTTCACCGATCAGTGGAACCGTAAGCAGTATCAATGCGCAGATTGGAAGTTATGTTGATGTGGCATCACCAGTTCTTGATATTATTGATAATAGTTCTATCCATTTAGATCTTCAGGTTTTTGAAAAGGATCTACCTAAAATGAAAGTTGGACAAACTGTACAGTTTAAGCTGACCAATAATCCGGAAACTTTGTATAACGCTACCGTATTTAGTATCGGGTCGTCATTCGAAAATGAGAGTAAAACGATCTCTGTACATGCGAGTGTTACAGGAAATAAAGTGGGGTTGATCGATGGGATGAATGTTACCGGAATGGTAAGCCTTGGAAACTCAAGCACCGCTGCCGTTCCTGATGAAGCAATCGTGGAAGCTGACGGTAAATTCTATGTTTTCATACAGACTTCTAAAAAGCCTGAAGAACATGCTGAAGAGGAAGAAGGGGGTGAGAAAGAGGAAGGTACAAAAGAGGCAGCGCATACCAAGAATCAAGGAAAAACATTGAATTTTGAGAAAATAGAAATTGTTAAAGGTTCTTCAGATCTAGGTTATACTGCAATCACTCCAGTGACCAAAATTGCACCTGATACAAACATTGTGGTAAAAGGTGCATTCTTCGTCAATGCTAAATTATCTAATTCAGGAGGGCATGAAGATTAG
- a CDS encoding bestrophin family protein → MLLNKKISIWYFIDQIKSQILLIVILAVGIGLLDLHPIFKKISIPLSIPAILGTAVSLLLAFRTAQSYERWWEARTVWGAIVNDSRSLIRLIIQFIPQDSADVKIFAERQIVWVYALGEALRKQPFSGKVGEYLNMHQINAVNIPNAILDEHSYHLRQIAEKGLVSDFKEVQLNEVLMRLCDNMGKCERLKNTVFPRAYSILLHTLIYVFAFILPFGLEDSQLTLEIITTITIPLLFIAIEKTAIIMQDPFENTPVDTPMTSIAQTIEINILQMIKENDIPVKKENNTYFEM, encoded by the coding sequence ATGTTACTAAACAAGAAAATTTCAATCTGGTATTTTATTGATCAAATTAAAAGCCAAATATTACTGATTGTTATACTTGCTGTAGGTATAGGTTTGTTGGATCTGCATCCTATTTTCAAAAAAATATCAATTCCATTAAGCATTCCCGCAATTTTAGGAACTGCTGTATCACTGCTACTTGCATTTAGGACGGCGCAGTCATACGAGAGATGGTGGGAAGCAAGAACCGTTTGGGGTGCTATTGTTAATGATTCCAGGTCTCTTATCCGATTAATTATTCAGTTCATTCCTCAGGATAGTGCGGACGTTAAAATATTTGCAGAAAGACAAATCGTATGGGTCTATGCGTTAGGCGAAGCATTAAGAAAACAGCCTTTTTCCGGTAAAGTAGGGGAGTATTTGAATATGCATCAGATTAACGCTGTTAATATACCCAATGCAATTTTGGATGAACATTCTTATCACTTAAGACAAATAGCCGAAAAAGGATTGGTATCAGATTTCAAGGAGGTTCAGCTTAACGAAGTTCTCATGAGGCTGTGTGACAATATGGGAAAATGTGAAAGATTGAAAAATACGGTATTTCCACGTGCCTATAGTATTTTACTGCATACTCTTATATATGTTTTTGCTTTTATACTCCCTTTCGGATTGGAAGATTCCCAGCTCACCTTGGAAATTATTACAACGATCACTATTCCTCTGCTATTTATAGCCATTGAGAAAACAGCAATCATCATGCAGGATCCTTTCGAGAATACTCCTGTGGATACGCCAATGACATCTATTGCACAAACTATAGAAATCAATATTTTACAGATGATCAAAGAAAATGATATTCCTGTTAAAAAAGAAAATAATACTTACTTCGAAATGTAG
- a CDS encoding cation diffusion facilitator family transporter: MSDTNKQTGSASSRHKKNLLIVLALSGTYLIAEVIGGIATKSLALLADAAHMLTDVVGLLLAFIAIKIGERKASPEKTFGYYRTEILAAVINAVVLLGISLFVLYEAFQRFKNPPEVQSGSMMIVAGIGFVVNIIGILIIRKDSNESLNMKGAYFEVLSDMLTSVGVMIAGVIMLTTQWYYADPIISAAIGLLIIPRTLKLLMEAVNVLLEGTPKDVDISKLRASLEELPEIKGLHDLHVWSLTSGVNAMSAHVIADENKNRNEILKILTDKVTTDFKITHTTFQIEYEGYDESVIHL; the protein is encoded by the coding sequence ATGAGCGACACAAATAAACAGACTGGATCTGCATCAAGCAGACATAAGAAAAATTTACTCATCGTCCTAGCACTAAGTGGTACTTATCTTATTGCTGAAGTCATTGGAGGAATTGCAACAAAAAGTCTTGCATTGCTTGCGGATGCTGCTCACATGCTAACAGATGTTGTCGGTTTACTCCTAGCATTTATTGCAATCAAAATTGGTGAGAGAAAGGCTAGTCCTGAAAAAACATTTGGGTACTATCGCACAGAGATTTTGGCTGCTGTGATTAATGCTGTTGTGCTATTGGGTATCTCATTATTTGTTTTATATGAGGCATTTCAAAGATTTAAAAATCCTCCTGAAGTGCAAAGTGGCTCCATGATGATCGTTGCAGGAATTGGTTTTGTGGTCAATATCATCGGTATCCTTATCATAAGAAAGGACTCCAATGAAAGTCTTAATATGAAAGGTGCTTATTTTGAGGTCTTGTCGGATATGCTGACATCCGTAGGAGTAATGATCGCAGGTGTGATAATGCTGACAACACAATGGTATTACGCAGATCCGATCATTTCTGCGGCAATAGGTCTATTAATCATTCCCAGAACCTTAAAGTTGCTTATGGAAGCGGTTAATGTCTTATTGGAAGGTACACCGAAAGATGTAGATATCAGCAAGCTTAGAGCATCACTGGAAGAACTCCCGGAAATCAAGGGACTCCACGATCTTCATGTTTGGTCTCTTACGTCAGGCGTTAATGCCATGAGTGCTCATGTGATTGCAGATGAAAATAAAAATCGCAACGAAATCCTGAAAATATTAACAGACAAAGTGACAACAGATTTTAAAATAACCCACACCACTTTTCAAATCGAATATGAAGGCTATGATGAAAGTGTAATACACTTATAG
- a CDS encoding LTA synthase family protein yields MTFFCFTVAVLILLFSFFAEVTFWQEFESRFNFIAVDYLVYTYEVINNINESYPLPLLITAMLLMTSLVFLLFYKRHYFTDNFEGSTPFIQRFTIFLGLLFISVFYTFFIDNSLAESSENRYRNELSKSGIYSFFSAYKNNEINYEHFYTLIDNREAFNIVRTDLQETDSHYVSKDFSIVRNIKGDDSSEKPNVIMITLESFSADFMKTFGNNQNLTPTLDSLANRSILFTNMYATGTRTVRGMEALSLAVPPTPGNSIVRRKDNDNLTTVGSIFGQKGYDTSFLYGGDGYFDNMNNYFGNNGYTIVDRKRNSFVGEDYQSPRIPIEDNEVTFENAWGISDENLYDQVIKQADQKFAAGKPFYDFVMNTSNHRPYTYPEGKIDIPSGSGREGAVKYTDYAIGQFFKKIKNKSWYKNTIVIIVADHCASSAGKNDIDVAKYHIPAMIVNLNDNEPFRIEKMCSQIDLYPTLFALLGWTYQSNLYGKNVLGESYIPRIFVSTYQKLGYMENNKLVILGPQQKTETYLYDKEKNKQNPEMLSEQYVKKAIANYQSAYYLFKNEGLKQKRIKKGNITTTR; encoded by the coding sequence ATGACTTTTTTTTGTTTTACTGTAGCTGTGCTTATATTGTTGTTTTCATTTTTTGCTGAAGTAACATTCTGGCAGGAATTTGAAAGTCGGTTTAATTTTATTGCAGTTGATTATTTGGTTTATACCTATGAAGTAATCAATAATATTAATGAATCATATCCTTTGCCATTGCTCATTACAGCCATGTTACTAATGACCTCTTTGGTATTTTTACTTTTCTATAAGAGGCATTATTTCACAGATAATTTTGAAGGCAGTACACCTTTTATACAGCGATTCACTATTTTTTTAGGATTGCTTTTTATTTCAGTCTTCTACACATTTTTTATTGACAACAGTTTAGCAGAGAGCAGTGAGAACAGGTATAGGAATGAGTTGTCAAAATCAGGAATCTATTCTTTTTTTTCAGCTTATAAAAATAACGAGATCAATTATGAGCACTTCTACACACTCATCGATAATAGAGAGGCGTTTAATATTGTGAGAACTGATCTGCAGGAAACTGACTCACATTATGTATCAAAAGATTTCTCAATTGTACGTAACATTAAGGGAGATGACTCCTCTGAGAAGCCCAATGTTATTATGATCACATTGGAAAGTTTCAGTGCAGACTTTATGAAAACATTTGGCAACAATCAGAATCTGACACCTACGTTGGACTCATTGGCGAATCGAAGCATTTTATTTACCAATATGTATGCTACCGGAACAAGAACCGTGCGAGGAATGGAGGCACTTTCACTTGCCGTTCCGCCTACACCGGGGAATAGTATTGTTCGTAGGAAAGACAACGATAATCTGACCACTGTAGGATCTATCTTCGGTCAAAAGGGATATGATACTTCATTCTTATATGGTGGTGATGGATATTTTGATAATATGAATAATTATTTCGGTAATAATGGATACACAATTGTTGACAGGAAAAGAAATTCTTTTGTAGGGGAAGATTATCAGTCTCCAAGAATACCAATAGAAGACAATGAGGTCACTTTTGAAAATGCCTGGGGTATTAGTGATGAAAATCTTTATGATCAGGTGATAAAGCAAGCAGATCAAAAATTTGCAGCGGGGAAACCTTTTTACGATTTTGTAATGAACACTTCCAATCATCGTCCTTATACATATCCTGAAGGAAAGATTGATATTCCCTCGGGATCGGGAAGGGAAGGCGCCGTGAAATACACAGATTATGCGATCGGTCAGTTTTTTAAAAAGATAAAGAATAAATCCTGGTACAAAAATACCATTGTTATAATTGTTGCAGATCATTGTGCCAGCAGTGCGGGCAAGAACGATATCGATGTCGCAAAATACCATATCCCTGCAATGATTGTCAACCTGAACGACAACGAACCATTCAGAATTGAAAAAATGTGCTCTCAGATCGATTTGTATCCAACACTTTTCGCACTTTTAGGTTGGACATATCAGAGTAATCTTTATGGTAAAAATGTTTTAGGCGAAAGCTATATTCCAAGAATATTTGTAAGTACCTATCAGAAACTTGGATATATGGAAAACAACAAATTGGTTATTCTAGGTCCACAGCAAAAAACAGAGACGTATTTGTATGACAAGGAGAAAAATAAACAAAATCCAGAGATGCTGTCTGAACAGTATGTAAAAAAAGCGATAGCAAATTATCAGTCGGCCTACTATCTTTTCAAGAATGAAGGATTAAAACAGAAGCGGATTAAAAAGGGAAATATAACCACAACTAGATAA
- a CDS encoding MgtC/SapB family protein — protein MDLKFELLLAGKLLLALFFGAIIGFERETAHKDAGVRTFGVLCMASCLFVAVASHLTDDKSAIARMLAAIPAGLGFIGAGLAFKDSSKSMQGLTTSTALWAASAIGSALALNMFLLSFLATVLTLFILSINKFGWYKKILKTGRQSDQDIYIK, from the coding sequence ATGGATCTAAAATTTGAACTTTTACTTGCCGGAAAATTATTATTAGCACTGTTTTTTGGCGCGATAATAGGTTTCGAAAGAGAAACTGCCCATAAAGATGCAGGGGTTCGCACTTTTGGCGTTCTCTGTATGGCTTCTTGCTTATTTGTGGCAGTTGCCTCGCATCTTACAGATGATAAATCTGCAATAGCGAGAATGTTGGCGGCGATACCTGCCGGTTTAGGATTTATCGGAGCTGGACTGGCATTTAAAGATAGTTCCAAAAGCATGCAGGGGCTTACAACATCCACTGCTTTATGGGCTGCATCGGCAATAGGATCTGCCCTTGCACTGAACATGTTTTTGTTATCTTTTTTAGCAACTGTTCTTACCTTGTTCATCTTAAGTATTAACAAATTTGGCTGGTATAAAAAAATTCTAAAAACCGGAAGACAATCAGACCAGGATATATATATAAAGTAA